From a single Brassica oleracea var. oleracea cultivar TO1000 chromosome C5, BOL, whole genome shotgun sequence genomic region:
- the LOC106293172 gene encoding NAC domain-containing protein 7-like isoform X2, which yields MNSFSLVPPGFRFHPTDEELVDYYLRRKVASNRIEIDFIKDIDLYKIEPWDLQELCKIGHEEQSDWYFFSHKDKKYPTGTRTNRATKVGFWKATGRDKAIYLRHSLIGMRKTLVFYKGRAPNGQKSDWIMHEYRLETDENGTPQEEGWVVCRVFKKRLTAVRRMGDYDSSPSHWYGDQLSFMASELETNGPRRILPNQQQQHQYEHQQQLPYGLNASAYILNNPNLQCKQELELQYNHLQSNLAHEEQLNQGNQSFSSLYMNSGNEEAMDQVTDWRVLDKFVASQLSNEDAATTSASLQNNAKDTSNVECQVDEEKDQKRVSDMRDEYAASTSSSCQIDLWK from the exons ATGAATTCATTTTCCCTCGTTCCTCCGGGTTTTAGATTTCACCCAACAGATGAAGAACTTGTCGACTACTACCTAAGAAGAAAAGTTGCATCAAACAGAATAGAAATCGATTTTATAAAGGACATTGATCTTTACAAGATTGAGCCATGGGATCTTCAAG AGTTGTGCAAAATTGGACATGAAGAGCAGAGTGATTGGTACTTCTTTAGCCATAAAGACAAGAAGTATCCCACAGGGACTCGAACCAACAGAGCAACAAAAGTAGGGTTTTGGAAAGCCACTGGAAGAGATAAGGCTATATACTTGAGGCACAGTCTTATTGGTATGAGGAAAACACTTGTGTTTTACAAGGGAAGAGCCCCAAATGGACAAAAATCCGATTGGATCATGCATGAATACCGCTTAGAAACTGATGAAAATGGAACTCCTCAG GAAGAAGGATGGGTCGTGTGTAGGGTTTTCAAGAAGAGACTGACTGCAGTTAGACGAATGGGAGATTATGACTCATCGCCTTCACATTGGTATGGCGATCAACTCTCTTTTATGGCCTCTGAGCTGGAGACAAACGGGCCACGGCGGATCCTCCCCAATCAGCAGCAGCAGCACCAGTACGAGCACCAACAGCAGTTACCATATGGCCTCAATGCATCTGCTTACATTCTCAATAATCCTAACTTGCAATGCAAGCAAGAGCTAGAGCTACAATACAACCACCTG CAGTCGAATCTCGCGCATGAAGAACAATTGAATCAAGGGAATCAGAGTTTCAGCTCTCTATACATGAATAGCGGGAACGAGGAAGCGATGGACCAAGTCACGGACTGGAGAGTTCTTGATAAATTTGTTGCTTCTCAGCTCAGCAACGAGGATGCGGCCACAACTTCTGCTTCTCTACAGAACAATGCCAAGGACACAAGCAACGTGGAGTGCCAAGTTGATGAAGAAAAAGATCAGAAGAGGGTTTCAGACATGAGAGACGAATATGCTGCTTCTACATCTTCGAGTTGTCAGATTGATCTATGGAAGTAA
- the LOC106293172 gene encoding NAC domain-containing protein 7-like isoform X1, translating to MNSFSLVPPGFRFHPTDEELVDYYLRRKVASNRIEIDFIKDIDLYKIEPWDLQELCKIGHEEQSDWYFFSHKDKKYPTGTRTNRATKVGFWKATGRDKAIYLRHSLIGMRKTLVFYKGRAPNGQKSDWIMHEYRLETDENGTPQEEGWVVCRVFKKRLTAVRRMGDYDSSPSHWYGDQLSFMASELETNGPRRILPNQQQQHQYEHQQQLPYGLNASAYILNNPNLQCKQELELQYNHLVQHDLLHESPLSLIQLPQLESPNIQQANSNSNSIPYGTSNNDNNSSEIANLQQSNLAHEEQLNQGNQSFSSLYMNSGNEEAMDQVTDWRVLDKFVASQLSNEDAATTSASLQNNAKDTSNVECQVDEEKDQKRVSDMRDEYAASTSSSCQIDLWK from the exons ATGAATTCATTTTCCCTCGTTCCTCCGGGTTTTAGATTTCACCCAACAGATGAAGAACTTGTCGACTACTACCTAAGAAGAAAAGTTGCATCAAACAGAATAGAAATCGATTTTATAAAGGACATTGATCTTTACAAGATTGAGCCATGGGATCTTCAAG AGTTGTGCAAAATTGGACATGAAGAGCAGAGTGATTGGTACTTCTTTAGCCATAAAGACAAGAAGTATCCCACAGGGACTCGAACCAACAGAGCAACAAAAGTAGGGTTTTGGAAAGCCACTGGAAGAGATAAGGCTATATACTTGAGGCACAGTCTTATTGGTATGAGGAAAACACTTGTGTTTTACAAGGGAAGAGCCCCAAATGGACAAAAATCCGATTGGATCATGCATGAATACCGCTTAGAAACTGATGAAAATGGAACTCCTCAG GAAGAAGGATGGGTCGTGTGTAGGGTTTTCAAGAAGAGACTGACTGCAGTTAGACGAATGGGAGATTATGACTCATCGCCTTCACATTGGTATGGCGATCAACTCTCTTTTATGGCCTCTGAGCTGGAGACAAACGGGCCACGGCGGATCCTCCCCAATCAGCAGCAGCAGCACCAGTACGAGCACCAACAGCAGTTACCATATGGCCTCAATGCATCTGCTTACATTCTCAATAATCCTAACTTGCAATGCAAGCAAGAGCTAGAGCTACAATACAACCACCTGGTACAACATGATCTTCTTCATGAATCTCCTTTATCATTAATTCAACTTCCTCAGCTTGAAAGCCCTAATATCCAACAAGCTAATAGTAATAGCAACTCTATTCCTTACGGAACAAGCAACAACGATAATAACTCGAGTGAGATTGCTAACTTGCAGCAGTCGAATCTCGCGCATGAAGAACAATTGAATCAAGGGAATCAGAGTTTCAGCTCTCTATACATGAATAGCGGGAACGAGGAAGCGATGGACCAAGTCACGGACTGGAGAGTTCTTGATAAATTTGTTGCTTCTCAGCTCAGCAACGAGGATGCGGCCACAACTTCTGCTTCTCTACAGAACAATGCCAAGGACACAAGCAACGTGGAGTGCCAAGTTGATGAAGAAAAAGATCAGAAGAGGGTTTCAGACATGAGAGACGAATATGCTGCTTCTACATCTTCGAGTTGTCAGATTGATCTATGGAAGTAA